In one window of Hyla sarda isolate aHylSar1 chromosome 1, aHylSar1.hap1, whole genome shotgun sequence DNA:
- the ENKD1 gene encoding enkurin domain-containing protein 1, protein MCEGASRLSGPIPPDPTLFPDYYRRPASARGRLEGTHDVKLDFLSGPLAPDPTLYPTCYSARPACPIPRIRPNARDILERGQSGTVGVLLKLEGISLHTVSPPPKKDKDHGKENVHRMREIQKRCKEKEMEKTQGAPKPVKALWKSPKYELVESKVKAKLQELPPPPKAVQANFLKSHTRCGAGSPPKRCPSPGPHRPTSAGDELKIRGSSIDFVSHNARSVKKVQMRRSHSLQNLTEVLQEKQRQQQEYDSKQKGHVPQYLLDLKEKWKKEQEEHKKQIPDPSLPPGHTMMPERERQETLNKIKETQSQLLKELLMLPVRADNLSIQNRRTELEKKLSEIEEAIKVFTRPKVFIKIDS, encoded by the coding sequence ATGTGTGAAGGAGCATCTCGGCTGTCCGGGCCGATTCCTCCCGACCCCACGCTGTTTCCCGACTACTACAGGAGGCCGGCCTCAGCCCGGGGGCGCCTGGAGGGGACTCATGATGTCAAGCTGGATTTCCTGTCAGGACCATTGGCTCCAGATCCCACATTATATCCGACCTGTTACAGTGCCAGGCCTGCCTGCCCCATACCCAGAATACGTCCCAATGCCAGGGACATCTTGGAAAGGGGGCAGAGTGGCACAGTGGGCGTCCTCCTGAAGCTAGAGGGAATCTCTCTCCACACAGTGTCACCCCCTCCCAAAAAAGACAAGGACCACGGCAAAGAGAATGTGCATCGCATGAGGGAGATCCAGAAGCGCTGTAAGGAGAAGGAGATGGAGAAGACACAGGGGGCGCCTAAACCAGTCAAGGCTCTATGGAAGTCACCCAAATATGAACTGGTGGAGTCAAAGGTCAAAGCCAAACTCCAGGAACTACCACCGCCCCCAAAGGCAGTGCAGGCAAACTTCCTAAAGTCCCATACCCGGTGTGGTGCAGGATCACCACCTAAGAGATGTCCCTCACCAGGACCCCATAGACCCACCAGCGCCGGCGATGAGCTGAAGATCCGTGGCTCCAGCATTGACTTTGTATCCCATAATGCAAGAAGTGTGAAGAAGGTCCAGATGAGGCGCTCTCACTCCTTACAAAACCTAACCGAGGTCCTGCAggagaagcagcggcagcagcaggagtatGACTCCAAGCAGAAGGGACACGTTCCTCAGTACCTTCTGGATCTTAAAGAGAAgtggaagaaggagcaggaggaacatAAGAAGCAGATCCCTGACCCATCTCTCCCACCCGGACACACAATGATGCCAGAACGTGAGCGACAAGAAACACTCAATAAAATCAAGGAGACCCAGTCCCAGCTGCTCAAGGAGCTGCTGATGCTTCCAGTCCGAGCAGACAACCTCAGCATTCAGAACCGACGCACAGAGCTGGAGAAGAAGCTGTCCGAGATTGAGGAAGCCATTAAAGTATTCACCCGTCCAAAGGTCTTTATCAAGATAGACTCGTAA